From Tubulanus polymorphus chromosome 9, tnTubPoly1.2, whole genome shotgun sequence, a single genomic window includes:
- the LOC141910907 gene encoding run domain Beclin-1-interacting and cysteine-rich domain-containing protein-like isoform X2, giving the protein MDTLYSLLMAPEKDDKPIASTGRRQVAHKPIRLVKYSLEPLGEGSDDAFLCSKEYYGAMLTCLQAVEKNNPAILADINPNLLRSSHGTARSRSHTTSSVLEKKSSPAIMIRRKSSQDRLAPPFISPSREESLMSTSGGHATPISVGSNSPDETSSMAKTALLQVLEKSGDSPEMETGNAELSHSLGSIHDVPHNLELQTSRHLLLNRARRHSLETIDNAALLSSSPTTTTRYRGRKRQLSLGDKPVQKSAPCDTNLKLGKFCDNSSNSNDNVHCDRPAVSIERITIVDNEETLDRLDSTPASGNQPTSAGVARYEETGPKRPAKTHVRSRSDFTFNKTVQKSPATWRSSNVEADASYSSSVPPPIRRHSMLEEGSHMVSPMSEYYFPRPRKGQSLRSFLSSQDFHTCADLDKENAHFTFSEAMIAAIEQIKCNEEQRPSPSTGSSSSPSVTGDEADEPQQQQQQQQRIRIRKQREKSKIKRTVSSTRLDSTAESFCSSESSGSPDSSDIEDSEINETSNESNLKTLKNTGLSLSLASLYSDADIQKSLTDSAKAGLDDGNNNGAVVTAETIAISLMKKFSDRQLPKASELVWLISEQEVPQQLLPLPNSTPVSPDDAQNNEQKSIKATRIRGNLEWAPPRSQIIFNVHLTIKRKEIMAKQNYFCAGCGCKIEPAYLKRYRYCEYLGKLFCQCCHTNSTAFIPGRILQKWDFNKYYVSNFARELLAKIDMDPLFNIADINASLYRKQKVLEYIRECRLQLFHIQGFLQICRAGQRLWEMLRNVPSHWLSDPDLYSINDLVKVKNGEFLPQLRNLVIEAVCHISDCQLCQAKGFICEICNNDKDLLFPFELSRVSQCQKCCACFHHMCYVAGKCPKCARIEARRKSMAASLPSTPENSESENDDDDESKGRCSTMIEVHSSSTDADDSSSPQDR; this is encoded by the exons ATGGATACTTTGTATTCATTACTGATGGCTCCGGAGAAAGACGACAAGCCGATCGCTTCAACCGGCCGCCGCCAGGTGGCGCATAAACCGATAAGACTCGTGAAATATTCACTTGAACCGCTGGGTGAAGGTTCGG atgacgCGTTTCTATGTAGTAAGGAGTACTATGGAGCTATGCTTACTTGTTTGCAGGCTGTGGAGAAGAACAACCCCGCTATTCTAGCGGATATCAACCCTAATCTG CTGAGGTCGTCGCATGGTACGGCGAGGTCAAGGTCGCACACTACGTCGTCGGTACTCGAGAAGAAATCGTCGCCGGCTATCATGATACGACGGAAAAGCTCTCAAGATCGGCTGGCGCCGCCTTTTATCTCTCCGAGTCGAGAGGAGAGCCTGATGTCCACGTCAGGAGGACACGCCACTCCTATCAGTGTAG GTTCGAACAGTCCCGATGAAACGAGTTCGATGGCGAAGACTGCGTTGTTACAAGTGCTCGAAAAATCCGGCGACTCGCCCGAGATGGAAACCGGCAACGCGGAACTGTCGCACTCCCTCGGCTCGATACACGACGTGCCGCACAACCTTGAACTTCAGACGTCGCGTCACCTGCTGCTGAATCGCGCGCGACGTCATTCGTTAGAAACGATCGATAACGCGGCGTTGTTGTCTTCGTCGCCGACGACGACTACGCGTTACCGCGGACGTAAACGCCAGCTGTCGCTCGGCGATAAACCGGTACAAAAAAGCGCCCCCTGTGATACGAACTTGAAACTAGGAAAGTTCTGTGATAATAGTAGTAATAGTAACGATAACGTACACTGTGATAGACCCGCGGTTTCTATAGAACGGATAACTATAGTAGATAACGAAGAAACGTTGGATCGATTGGATTCCACTCCGGCGTCGGGAAATCAGCCGACATCGGCCGGTGTCGCCCGGTACGAGGAAACCGGACCGAAGAGACCGGCGAAAACGCACGTACGATCGCGCTCGGATTTCACGTTCAACAAAACAGTTCAGAAATCGCCGGCTACCTGGAGGAGCAGTAACGTCGAGGCAGACGCCTCGTATTCGTCGTCCGTACCTCCACCAATCAGACGACATAGCATGTTAGAGGAAG GTAGTCACATGGTCAGTCCGATGTCCGAATATTATTTTCCGCGTCCGAGGAAAGGCCAGTCGCTTCGCAGTTTTCTTTCATCGCAGGATTTTCACACCTGCGCCGATCTCGATAAG GAAAATGCTCATTTTACGTTTTCCGAAGCGATGATTGCTGCGATCGAACAAATCAAATGTAACGAGGAGCAGCGACCGTCTCCGTCCACGGGATCGTCGTCATCGCCATCTGTTACCGGCGACGAAGCAGACGAaccacaacaacaacaacaacaacaacaacggaTTCGTATTCGAAAACAACgcgaaaaatcaaaaattaag AGGACAGTTTCATCGACGAGATTGGATTCTACTGCTGAATCATTCTGCTCTTCCG AAAGTTCCGGAAGTCCGGACTCGAGCGATATCGAAGACTCGGAAATAAACGAAACCAGCAACGAGTCGAATttaaaaacgctgaaaaatACCGGTCTCTCCTTATCCCTGGCGTCGTTATATTCAG ATGCCGATATTCAAAAAAGCCTGACTGATTCGGCTAAGGCGGGATTAGACGACGGCAACAATAACGGCGCCGTCGTTACGGCCGAAACGATCGCGATTTCGCTGATGAAAAAGTTTTCCGATCGACAACTTCCGAAGGCGTCCGAACTCGTGTGGTTGATATCGGAACAAGAGGTTCCACAGCAG CTGTTGCCGCTTCCGAACTCGACGCCCGTTTCCCCTGACGACGCGCAGAACAACGAACAAAAATCGATCAAAGcg ACTCGTATTCGCGGTAACCTTGAATGGGCCCCTCCTCGATCTCAAATCATCTTCAACGTTCACCTCACAATAAA acGTAAAGAGATCATGGCGAAACAGAATTATTTCTGTGCTGGATGTGGCTGTAAAATTGAACCAG CGTATCTGAAACGTTATCGTTACTGCGAGTATCTCGGTAAACTGTTCTGTCAGTGCTGTCACACGAATTCTACGGCGTTCATACCGGGCCGGATTCTACAGAAATGGGACTTCAACAAGTATTACGTGTCGAATTTCGCGCGTGAACTACTCGCGAAGATCGACATGGATCCGCTGTTCAACATCGCCGACATCAACGCGTCGTTGTATCGTAAACAGAAAGTGTTGGAATACATTCGCGAATGTCGTTTGCAATTGTTTCATATTCAAGGATTTTTGCAGATTTGCCGAGCCGGACAGCG GTTATGGGAAATGTTGCGAAATGTGCCATCCCACTGGTTAAGCGACCCTGACCTTTACTCGATCAACGACCTTGTGAAGGTGAAGAACGGGGAGTTTCTGCCGCAGCTGCGAAATTTAGTCATCGAAGCCGTCTGTCATATAAGTGATTGTCAG ttgtGTCAAGCGAAAGGATTCATTTGCGAAATTTGTAACAACGACAAAGATTTGTTGTTTCCGTTTGAGTTGTCTCGTGTATCTCAATGCCAGAAATGTTGTGCGTGCTTCCATCATATGTGCTACGTAGCCGGAAAGTGTCCGAAATGTGCCCGAATCGAAGCCAG ACGTAAAAGTATGGCCGCGTCACTGCCTTCgactccagaaaattcggaATCAGAaaacgacgatgacgacgaatCGAAAGGAAGATGCAGCACGATGATCGAAGTTCATTCGTCGTCGACCGATGCAGACGACAGCTCATCTCCGCAGGATAGATGA
- the LOC141910907 gene encoding run domain Beclin-1-interacting and cysteine-rich domain-containing protein-like isoform X1 → MAENEEDLVKNRNGHLKLLLQLKTTAEGLLTFGNTNVWNTYGGLSRLCANVEDILYDRLKITQGPKDYWHFVKAVKLLSPETGLFIARIRHLVEQCGGGDNLAGQTWVHQSIEQHTLARQLMILVADETHLHEYYHDDAFLCSKEYYGAMLTCLQAVEKNNPAILADINPNLLRSSHGTARSRSHTTSSVLEKKSSPAIMIRRKSSQDRLAPPFISPSREESLMSTSGGHATPISVGSNSPDETSSMAKTALLQVLEKSGDSPEMETGNAELSHSLGSIHDVPHNLELQTSRHLLLNRARRHSLETIDNAALLSSSPTTTTRYRGRKRQLSLGDKPVQKSAPCDTNLKLGKFCDNSSNSNDNVHCDRPAVSIERITIVDNEETLDRLDSTPASGNQPTSAGVARYEETGPKRPAKTHVRSRSDFTFNKTVQKSPATWRSSNVEADASYSSSVPPPIRRHSMLEEGSHMVSPMSEYYFPRPRKGQSLRSFLSSQDFHTCADLDKENAHFTFSEAMIAAIEQIKCNEEQRPSPSTGSSSSPSVTGDEADEPQQQQQQQQRIRIRKQREKSKIKRTVSSTRLDSTAESFCSSESSGSPDSSDIEDSEINETSNESNLKTLKNTGLSLSLASLYSDADIQKSLTDSAKAGLDDGNNNGAVVTAETIAISLMKKFSDRQLPKASELVWLISEQEVPQQLLPLPNSTPVSPDDAQNNEQKSIKATRIRGNLEWAPPRSQIIFNVHLTIKRKEIMAKQNYFCAGCGCKIEPAYLKRYRYCEYLGKLFCQCCHTNSTAFIPGRILQKWDFNKYYVSNFARELLAKIDMDPLFNIADINASLYRKQKVLEYIRECRLQLFHIQGFLQICRAGQRLWEMLRNVPSHWLSDPDLYSINDLVKVKNGEFLPQLRNLVIEAVCHISDCQLCQAKGFICEICNNDKDLLFPFELSRVSQCQKCCACFHHMCYVAGKCPKCARIEARRKSMAASLPSTPENSESENDDDDESKGRCSTMIEVHSSSTDADDSSSPQDR, encoded by the exons GAACGGACATTTAAAGTTATTGTTGCAACTGAAAACTACGGCCGAAGGACTTCTTACTTTCGGTAACACTAATGTTTGGAATACGTATGGCGGACTTTCCCGGCTTTGCGCGAATGTGGAAGATATATTGTACGATAGATTGAAAATCACGCAG GGGCCGAAGGATTATTGGCATTTCGTGAAAGCTGTCAAATTGTTGTCGCCCGAAACTGGGCTGTTCATCGCACGCATTCGCCACCTGGTGGAACAATGCGGAGGCGGTGATAATCTGGCCGGACAGACGTGGGTTCATCAGAGCATCGAACAGCACACGCTCGCGCGTCAGTTGATGATTCTCGTAGCTGATGAAACTCATCTACACGAATACTACCACG atgacgCGTTTCTATGTAGTAAGGAGTACTATGGAGCTATGCTTACTTGTTTGCAGGCTGTGGAGAAGAACAACCCCGCTATTCTAGCGGATATCAACCCTAATCTG CTGAGGTCGTCGCATGGTACGGCGAGGTCAAGGTCGCACACTACGTCGTCGGTACTCGAGAAGAAATCGTCGCCGGCTATCATGATACGACGGAAAAGCTCTCAAGATCGGCTGGCGCCGCCTTTTATCTCTCCGAGTCGAGAGGAGAGCCTGATGTCCACGTCAGGAGGACACGCCACTCCTATCAGTGTAG GTTCGAACAGTCCCGATGAAACGAGTTCGATGGCGAAGACTGCGTTGTTACAAGTGCTCGAAAAATCCGGCGACTCGCCCGAGATGGAAACCGGCAACGCGGAACTGTCGCACTCCCTCGGCTCGATACACGACGTGCCGCACAACCTTGAACTTCAGACGTCGCGTCACCTGCTGCTGAATCGCGCGCGACGTCATTCGTTAGAAACGATCGATAACGCGGCGTTGTTGTCTTCGTCGCCGACGACGACTACGCGTTACCGCGGACGTAAACGCCAGCTGTCGCTCGGCGATAAACCGGTACAAAAAAGCGCCCCCTGTGATACGAACTTGAAACTAGGAAAGTTCTGTGATAATAGTAGTAATAGTAACGATAACGTACACTGTGATAGACCCGCGGTTTCTATAGAACGGATAACTATAGTAGATAACGAAGAAACGTTGGATCGATTGGATTCCACTCCGGCGTCGGGAAATCAGCCGACATCGGCCGGTGTCGCCCGGTACGAGGAAACCGGACCGAAGAGACCGGCGAAAACGCACGTACGATCGCGCTCGGATTTCACGTTCAACAAAACAGTTCAGAAATCGCCGGCTACCTGGAGGAGCAGTAACGTCGAGGCAGACGCCTCGTATTCGTCGTCCGTACCTCCACCAATCAGACGACATAGCATGTTAGAGGAAG GTAGTCACATGGTCAGTCCGATGTCCGAATATTATTTTCCGCGTCCGAGGAAAGGCCAGTCGCTTCGCAGTTTTCTTTCATCGCAGGATTTTCACACCTGCGCCGATCTCGATAAG GAAAATGCTCATTTTACGTTTTCCGAAGCGATGATTGCTGCGATCGAACAAATCAAATGTAACGAGGAGCAGCGACCGTCTCCGTCCACGGGATCGTCGTCATCGCCATCTGTTACCGGCGACGAAGCAGACGAaccacaacaacaacaacaacaacaacaacggaTTCGTATTCGAAAACAACgcgaaaaatcaaaaattaag AGGACAGTTTCATCGACGAGATTGGATTCTACTGCTGAATCATTCTGCTCTTCCG AAAGTTCCGGAAGTCCGGACTCGAGCGATATCGAAGACTCGGAAATAAACGAAACCAGCAACGAGTCGAATttaaaaacgctgaaaaatACCGGTCTCTCCTTATCCCTGGCGTCGTTATATTCAG ATGCCGATATTCAAAAAAGCCTGACTGATTCGGCTAAGGCGGGATTAGACGACGGCAACAATAACGGCGCCGTCGTTACGGCCGAAACGATCGCGATTTCGCTGATGAAAAAGTTTTCCGATCGACAACTTCCGAAGGCGTCCGAACTCGTGTGGTTGATATCGGAACAAGAGGTTCCACAGCAG CTGTTGCCGCTTCCGAACTCGACGCCCGTTTCCCCTGACGACGCGCAGAACAACGAACAAAAATCGATCAAAGcg ACTCGTATTCGCGGTAACCTTGAATGGGCCCCTCCTCGATCTCAAATCATCTTCAACGTTCACCTCACAATAAA acGTAAAGAGATCATGGCGAAACAGAATTATTTCTGTGCTGGATGTGGCTGTAAAATTGAACCAG CGTATCTGAAACGTTATCGTTACTGCGAGTATCTCGGTAAACTGTTCTGTCAGTGCTGTCACACGAATTCTACGGCGTTCATACCGGGCCGGATTCTACAGAAATGGGACTTCAACAAGTATTACGTGTCGAATTTCGCGCGTGAACTACTCGCGAAGATCGACATGGATCCGCTGTTCAACATCGCCGACATCAACGCGTCGTTGTATCGTAAACAGAAAGTGTTGGAATACATTCGCGAATGTCGTTTGCAATTGTTTCATATTCAAGGATTTTTGCAGATTTGCCGAGCCGGACAGCG GTTATGGGAAATGTTGCGAAATGTGCCATCCCACTGGTTAAGCGACCCTGACCTTTACTCGATCAACGACCTTGTGAAGGTGAAGAACGGGGAGTTTCTGCCGCAGCTGCGAAATTTAGTCATCGAAGCCGTCTGTCATATAAGTGATTGTCAG ttgtGTCAAGCGAAAGGATTCATTTGCGAAATTTGTAACAACGACAAAGATTTGTTGTTTCCGTTTGAGTTGTCTCGTGTATCTCAATGCCAGAAATGTTGTGCGTGCTTCCATCATATGTGCTACGTAGCCGGAAAGTGTCCGAAATGTGCCCGAATCGAAGCCAG ACGTAAAAGTATGGCCGCGTCACTGCCTTCgactccagaaaattcggaATCAGAaaacgacgatgacgacgaatCGAAAGGAAGATGCAGCACGATGATCGAAGTTCATTCGTCGTCGACCGATGCAGACGACAGCTCATCTCCGCAGGATAGATGA
- the LOC141910973 gene encoding uncharacterized protein LOC141910973, which produces MATSDTSMAFNAMDVDVVGASTSAGSTTGGGASSGNGGVGGSLKRCNSAPMINIQLPCPTLTSTPQPRLTQDTSNLGRIRRFSTSSLALNNPQQPAQSTSSPNIKCPTRLHQIKSEETQDREVLHERQTQSAMLISNVCEDLHLDDAMVTDSGPHRQRSLSESLHVFTGSPTRLNNRKQCYSPLIHAAPVKQSALTPSPSPSPTRKSFTRRSLSPIALKPSSLSLKRKLDGDSDFCSFNMSPAKRFSSGPGTPDRLIVPHPLTHSISCSSLESGSPEQLVPAGGAAGVKSSLAQQQHQLPTSASSPTCYTFRPVAMADTSSSAMTDSENSDMNEQTTSMSDSSIQHMQFSPASVSHHT; this is translated from the exons ATGGCGACATCAGATACATCCATGGCTTTCAACGCCATGGATGTTGACGTGGTAGGCGCGTCGACGAGCGCCGGCTCGACCACTGGTGGTGGCGCGTCGAGCGGTAACGGTGGCGTCGGTGGTTCGTTGAAACGGTGTAACAGCGCGCCgatgatcaatatccagttaCCCTGCCCTAC TTTGACCAGTACGCCACAACCTCGTCTGACCCAGGATACCAGTAACCTGGGTCGAATTCGTAGATTCAGTACAAGTAGTCTAGCATTGAATAACCCGCAACAACCAGCGCAGTCTACATCATCA cCGAATATAAAGTGTCCAACTCGATTACATCAGATTAAAAGTGAAGAGACACAAGATCGAGAAGTGCTACACGAACGCCAGACTCAGTCAGCGATGTTAATATCAAACGTCTGCGAAGATTTACATCTA GATGACGCGATGGTTACAGATAGTGGTCCGCACAGACAACGTTCACTCAGTGAATCACTGCATGTATTCACCGGTTCACCGACACGTCTTAATAACAGAAAG CAATGCTATTCGCCGTTGATTCACGCAGCGCCCGTTAAACAGTCGGCTTTAACGCCTAGTCCAAGTCCGAGTCCGACGAGAAAATCCTTCACCAG AAGAAGTTTGAGTCCGATCGCGTTGAAACCGAGTTCGTTGAGTTTAAAACGTAAAC TGGATGGAGATAGTGATTTTTGTTCGTTTAATATGAGTCCTGCGAAACGCTTCAGCTCTGGACCCGGTACGCCGGACAGATTAATCGTACCACATCCTCTTACACACAG TATATCGTGCAGTAGTTTAGAAAGCGGCAGCCCGGAGCAGTTAGTACCAGCAGGTGGCGCCGCCGGCGTTAAATCGTCTCTagcgcagcagcagcatcagctgCCGACGTCTGCTTCGAGTCCGACGTGTTACACGTTTCGACCGGTCGCGATGGCCGACACGTCGTCGTCGGCGATGACCGACTCGGAGAACTCGGACATGAACGAACAAACGACTAGTATGAGTGATTCTAGTATACAACATATGCAGTTCTCACCGGCGTCCGTATCTCATCATACGTGA